From Megalobrama amblycephala isolate DHTTF-2021 linkage group LG8, ASM1881202v1, whole genome shotgun sequence, the proteins below share one genomic window:
- the synprb gene encoding synaptoporin b, translated as MCMVIFAPLFAVLAFATCGGYSGQIMVKVDCLESKIQNNISISFNYPFRLQQAHFSAPLCEGTRKETLFLEGDYASSAQFFVTVSVLAFLYSLLATIVYFFYQNKYREKNRGPVVDFLVTLAFSSLWLVSSIAWAKTLSGVKTATDVHQILLLMSACRAQENSCEVLQEPIWTNLNMSVAFGFLNFFLWAGNIWFAYKETGLHKSIQRYPSRTPSEKRGSFRQYSQTSLDQSGAGFGQRLYNQASFDLSSGGFSLPQTSLGQPMLYRQVGSPTSRGPLIFVNEM; from the exons ATGTGTATGGTCATTTTTGCTCCG cTTTTTGCTGTTTTAGCATTTGCAACATGTGGGGGATATTCTGGCCAGATAATGGTTAAAGTAGATTGTTTGGAATCCAAAATCCAAAACAACATCAGCATCAGTTTCAACTACCCATTCAG ACTTCAACAGGCACACTTCAGTGCTCCTCTCTGTGAAGGAACAAGGAAAGAGACTCTCTTTCTCGAAGGGGATTATGCTTCATCTGCACAGTTCTTCGTCACTGTGTCAGTCCTGGCTTTTCTCTATTCCCTTTTGGCCACAATTGTTTACTTCTTCTACCAGAACAAATACAGAGAGAAGAACAGAGGTCCAGTAGTT GACTTCTTGGTGACTTTAGCATTCTCTAGCCTGTGGCTGGTAAGCTCAATTGCCTGGGCTAAAACTCTGTCTGGGGTGAAGACAGCCACTGATGTGCATCAAATCCTTCTGTTAATGTCTGCATGCAGAGCCCAGGAGAACTCATGTGAGGTCTTGCAGGAGCCCATCTGGACAAATCTCAACATGTCTGTG GCCTTTGGTTTTTTGAACTTCTTCCTTTGGGCTGGTAATATTTGGTTTGCATACAAAGAGACAGGTTTGCATAAGTCCATCCAGCGCTATCCCTCCAGAACTCCCTCTGAGAAACGCGGCAGCTTCAGGCAGTACAGTCAAACCAGTCTTGATCAATCTGGAGCTGGTTTTGGCCAGAGGCTCTACAACCAGGCGAGTTTTGACTTATCATCCGGAGGCTTCAGTCTACCCCAAACTAGTCTAGGACAGCCGATGCTGTACCGACAGGTGGGGAGTCCCACATCCAGAGGCCCTCTCATATTTGTTAATGAGATGTGA